The window GATCTTCTTCGTGACGGTCGGGTTCGAGATCGGCTTCGGCGTCTTCGTCGACTCGTTCGGCATCCTCGCACTGCTCGTCGCCATCGCCTTCCTCGGGAAGATCGTCGGCTCGTGGCTGTTCGCGCTCCCGACGTCGCTGACCTCCCGCGAGGGATTGGTCGTCGGCTTCGGGATGAACGGCCGCGGCACCGTCGAGATCATCATCGCGACCGTCGCGCTCGAGGCCGGCGTCATCGATCAGTCGATGTTCTCGATCCTCGTGTTCATCGCCATCTTCACGACCGCGCTCGTCCCCGTCACCGTCACCTGGGGCGTTCGCCTGCTCGAGCGGGCTGACGAACTCGTCTACGTCGACGCATCGGCGACGGCCCACGACTGAGACGGGTCGTCCCCGTCCCTCCTCGTTCGCCGACCAAAACTATGCACTGCCAAGTCTTATTCGGCCAGCGAACGTACCGTGCGTAATGGTATCACTTGTATCCGCGCTCGCGCTCGGGGCCGGGGGTGGCCCCCTCCAGTTGCAGCAGCAACTCGAGGACCCACTGTTGGTCATCGGGGCGCTCGTGCTCGTCCTCGCGGTCGCGACCGTCTGGTCGATGATCGAGATCGTCGACGCCTACGACCGGGGCGCACTGACCGTCTTCGGGGAGTACCGCAAGCTGCTCGAGCCCGGACTGAACGTCGTCCCGCCGTTCGTCTCGCGGGTCTACACGTTCGACATGCGAACGCAGACGATCGACGTGCCGAGCCAAGAGGCGATCACCCGCGACAACTCGCCCGTCACGGCCGACGCCGTCGTCTACATCCGCGTGATGGATGCCACGCGCGCGTTCCTCGAGGTCGACGACTATCAGCGGGCCGTCTCGAACCTCGCCCAGACCACGCTGCGCGCTGTGATCGGCGACATGGAACTCGACGACACGCTGAGCCGCCGCGAGATGATCAACGAGCGGATTCGCCAGGAACTGGACGAACCCACCGACGAGTGGGGCATCCGCGTCGAAAGCGTCGAGGTCCGCGAGGTTACGCCCTCCCGGGGCGTCAAGGGCGCGATGGAGGAACAGACCTCCGCCGAACGGCGCCGCCGTGCGATGATCCTCGAGGCCCAGGGTGAACGCCGCAGCGCCGTCGAGCAGGCCGAGGGTGACAAGCAGTCGAACATCATCCGCGCCCAGGGTGAGAAGCAGAGCCAGATCCTCGAGGCCCAGGGTGACGCGATCTCGACCGTCTTGCGCGCCCGCTCCGCCGAATCGATGGGCGAACGCGCGATCATCGACAAGGGCATGGAAACCCTCGAGGGAATCGGCCAGAGCGAGTCGACGACGTTCGTCATGCCCCAGGAACTCACCTCGCTGGTCGGCCGCTACGGCAAGCACCTCTCCGGCAGCGACGTCGAAACCGACGGCACCGACCTCGAGAGCCTCGAGTTCGACGAGGAGACCCGCGAACTGATCGGCCTTGACGACATCGCCGACATCATCGGCGACATCGAGGACGCCGAACTGGACGTCGAGGCGATGGAGGAGGAAGCCCAGGCGATCCAGGAGGGCGAGGACATGGCACCCGAGTCCACGGGTGAGGTCATCGACATTTCGGAGACGCGCCAGCGGGACGAAGCGGATACCGACACCGACGGCGGGACGGAACAGGACTAGCGACCGACGCCGGGTCGCACGAAACGCTAGCCGCTCACGCCGAGGAGCCCCAGTATCCACCGCGCGATTTCGGAGGCCGCGAACAGGGCGCCCTCCAGACGAGAGAGCACCCGATCCGTCCGGAGCGCGGCGACCACCAGCAGCGCAACGCCGGCCAGCCACGCGAGCGTCTCGAGCGACGCGGCGCTGGTCGCGAGCGGCCGGACGACCGCCGCGACGCCGAGGATACCCGTGAGGTTGTAGATGTTACTGCCGATGACGTTCCCGACCGAGACGCCGAAACTCCCCCGCTGGATCGCCACCAGCGAGACGGCGAACTCCGGCGTCGAGGTTCCCGCCGCGACGATCGTTCCGCCGATGATCCACTCGGAGATGCCGGCGTTGCGGGCTAACTCCGAGGAAGCCACCACCATGTAGTCGCCGCTCACCAGTACCAGCGCCAAGCCGCCCACGAGGAAGGCGGCGTCTCGCCCGCGAAAGGAGCCCCGTACGGTCACCGTCGGAACCGCTTCGCCGTCTCCCAGCGATTGGTCGGCGGTTTCTTCGGCCGTCTGGGTAGCGCGGAGCAAATAGACCGTGTAGGCGGCGAACGAGCCGGCCAGGAGGAGCCCCTCGAGCCTCGTTACCCGGAGATCGAACAGGACGAGTCCGCCGAGGAGGGTGCTCGCCAACAGCGCGGCCCCGTCTCGACGAACGACCGAGTCCGCGACCGGGATCGCGGTCACCAGCGCGACGACACCCAGAATGAACGCCAGATTGTAGATGTTCGAGCCGAGGACGTTCGCGACCGCGATGTCGCCCAGCCCTTTGAACGCGGCGTCGATCGACACCGAGAGTTCCGGCGTCGACGTCCCCATCGCGACGACCGTCAGCCCGATGGTGAGGTCCGAGAGCCCGAACCGACGGGCGAGTCGAACGACGGCGTCGACCAGAAGCCGCGCGCCGACCCACAGACCCAGCACCGAGACGAGTATGACGCCGATCTGGAGCACCGGACCGCCTTGAACCATGATTCGGGGATACCGCTGACCGGTCAATCAACGTTGGGATATCCGGCCGTCTCCCGCCCCCTTGCGATCAGCCGCCCCCTCGATTCGACGACGCCCCGCCGCCTCGAGCGCGGCGCTTTTACTCGCGGCCTGTGACGGTTCGGGTATGCAAGTCCACGTCGTCGGCGACGACCCGGTCCGCGAGGCCGTCGTCGCCGCGCTGGGAGACGTCGATATCGACGTCGCGGACGCCGAACCGGCCGCCCTCACCGACGCCCGGTTCGGCGTCGTCAGCGGCGTCGCCGGCTCGGACGTATTCGAACGGGCGAACGACGCCGCTCGAGCGGGATCGACGCCCTGGGTCGCCGTCGAGATCGGCGGCGTCGGCGGCTACCCCCTGTCGGCGGTCGACGCCGCGGTGTCGGGATTCGCGCCGGGAGCGGGGACCGGCTGTTTCGACTGCCTGCACGATCGCGTCGCGTCGAATCTCGAGGACGACGAAATCGCTGACGGGCCGCAGGCCGAACGGGCTGCAGCGCGCCTCGCCGGCGCGGTCGCCGGCCGGGAGTGCGTGCGCGTCCTCTCGGGCGCTGAGAAATCGATTATCGGCCACGTCGTCGAACTGCCCCACCAGCGCCGGCGCCTCCTCCCCGTTCCCGGCTGTGAGTGTGCGGATAGTGAGCGAGATCGGGCGCTCGAGCGCGACGACGACACGCTCGAACTCGAGGCGGCAGTCGACCGCGCGGAGGCGGCCATCGACGACCGCGTCGGCGTCGTCGCGAGCATCGGCGAGGTCGAGTCGTTCCCCGTCCCCTACTACCTGGCGACGAACGCGAACACGACCGCCTTCAGCGACGCCAGCGCGCCCCGCCAGGCCGCCGGCGTCGCCGACGACTGGAACGCCGCGCTGATGAAGGCCGTCGGCGAGGGCCTCGAGCGCTACTGCGCCGGCGTCTACCGGGACGCGGAGTTCGTCCGCGCCAGCGAGGCCGACCTCGCGAACGCCGTTTCGCCGACCGACCTCCTCCGGCCGGACGACGCGCCCGCGTACGACCCGAGCGACGAATACCGCTGGGTACCCGGCGAGAACCTCGTCACGGGCGAACAGGCCCACCTCCCCGCGGATGCGGTGCAGTTCCCCCAACCCGGCCCGGGGCTCGTCCCCGCGATCACGACCGGGCTCGGCCTGGGCTCCTCGACGGTCGACGCCCTGCTGTCTGGGCTGACGGAGGTCCTCGAGCGCGACGCGACGATGCTCGCGTGGTACTCGACGTTCGAACCGCTCGAACTCGCCGTCGACGACCCGGCGTTTGCGACGCTCGAGCGCCGGGCCCGCAGCGAGGGGCTCGACGTAACGGCGCTGCTGGTCACGCAGGACGTAGACCTGCCGGTAGTCGCGGTTGCGGTCCACCGCGATCCGGACGACGTCGACGGTGATGAAGAAATCGACCCCACTGATGACGACTGGCCCGCCTTCGCAGCCGGTTCCGCTGCCGACCTCGACGCGACGGCCGCCGCGACGGCGGCGCTCGAGGAGGCGCTCCAGAACTGGATGGAACTGCGGAATCTCGGTCCGACCGAAGCAGCCGACCAGTCGGGCGCGATCGGCGAGTACGCCGCGTTCCCGGCGCCGACCCGGGAGTTCGTGTCGGTCGACGCCGGTCAGGTGCCGGCCGAAAGCGTCGGCCCCGACCCGGTTCCGTCGGGTGTGGACGCCCTCGAGTCGCTGCTCGAGCGCGCGGGCGACGCCGGCCTGACGCCGTACGCGGCGCGGCTCACGACCCGCGACGTCGAGTCGATCGGCTTCGAGGCGGTGCGGGTCGTCGTTCCCGGCGCGCAGCCGCTGTTCACCGACGAGCCATTCTTCGGTGAGCGAGCCCGGACGGTGCCCGACGAAATGGGGTTCGAACCGCGCCTCGAGCGGCCGTTCCACCCGTACCCCTGAAAACTCAGCTAGCGGAGTCGGCGTCGGAATCGGTTGTTTCGTTCCCCGCGGTAGTCGGTTCGGTCGACCCGTTCGCGGCGCTCGAGTCGTTCGTCGCGTTCGTCACGGTTTCGTTCGCCGCATCGTCCGCCCGGTCGACTTCGATCACCATCCCGGCATCGGTGAGTTCGATCGAGACGAATTCGGTATCGGACGTGATCGACACCGCCTCGACCTGCTCCTGTTCGTTGTCCTCGTCGAACAGGACGACCTGCAGGCTCTGCTCCGTTCGCCCGAGATGGGGCGGATACGCGGTTTCGTTGGGCGAGACGGAGTACTGCTCGTTGTAGCTCCGACGGTCGTTCCCCAGTTCGCGAGCCTGCAGTTGGATCTTGTACGACTGACTCCCGGAGTTGTGGATCTCGACCGGGACGACCCCCTGCAGTCCGAAGTGTTCCTGAACTCCTTGAATGCAACCCGCGAGCCCCACCGTCGCGAGCACGCTCGCGGATCGAAGTACCGTTCGGCGGTTCACAGTCGGCACTCGGGACCGGACGACCGTAGGCGTTGCTCTTCCCGGCCGTCGTCCCCGCGAGCGGGCCCGACTCGAGTGGGATACTGTCACCAACTATCACTCGGGTCGAGAGTCGGACACCTTTTCAAATCGCGCGTCCTTGCACCGACATGGCAACGACCGAGTCCGCGACGGGCGACCCCGAGATCGAAACGACACTGTTTATCACCGTCTCCGGCCCGCCGGGCTGTGGCGCGACGACGCTGTGTGAGCGCCTCGCCGACGCGATCGGCTGTCCGTACGTCTCCGGCGGCGACATCTTCCGCGAGCTCGCCGACGACCGCGACATGAGCCTCAACCAGCTCACCGCAAAGGCCGACGAGTCCGACGAGATCGACCGCGCGCTCGATCAGCGGCTCCAGCAGATCGCCGAAAAGTGGGGCATGGCGAACAAACCCTTCATCCTCGAGTCGCGCCTGGCCGGCTGGCTCGCCGGCGACCGCGCCGACCTCCGAATCTGGCTCGACGCGCCGGAAGACGTCCGCCTCGAGCGCATCGAGGAGCGACTGGAGACCGAAGCCGAGATGCGGGTCCGCGAGGTCAGCGAGGCCGGCCGCTACCAGTCGTACTACGATATCGACATCGACGACCGCGAGTTCTACGACCTCAACATCAACACCGCTCGCTGGGGGAAGGCGGGCGTCTTCAACCTCGTCCGAACCGCCATCGAGGAGTACGATCCCGCGATCGACGAGGGTGCGTTCCGGACGCCGGAAGTGGACGTCTAGTCCCCGCCGAGTTGGAACCGTTTCTCGAGTGCGACGTTCGAAAGTCGGTCGGGTCGGCGATCGCGAGCCGCTCGCGCCGCCGTCGCGCGGGACGCGAACCGGGCGTCGCAGGCACGGCTTTTGAATACGTCCGCGGCAATCCGGACCGTATGGACGATAACGGAGACGCCCGAATCGACCGGCCGGAGCTGCTCTGCGACGCAATTGTCGGGCTCGTCGACGACCTCGAGAGTGACGGGACGCTCAGCGAGGAGCGGGCCTCGGAGTTACGGTCGGACATCTACCGATCGATCGACGTGCCGGAGGAGTAGCGGTAGCGGAAATCGGTTCGTCGCCGGAGCCGATCAGTTCAGTTATCGGGCGAGTAGTTCGGCGCTTCGTCGGTGATGACGACGTCGTGGGCGTGGCTCTCGGCCTGCCCGGCCGAGGAGACGCGGACGAACTCCGAGCGCTCCTTGAACTCGGGGATCGTCTCGGCGCCGACGTAGCCCATCCCCGACTGCATGCCGCCCGCGAGCTGGTGGAGCTCCGACTGCAGCGAGCCCTTGTACGGCGTCGCGGCCTCGACGCCCTCGGGGACGTACTCGTCGTCCTCGTCGGGCTCTTCTTTCAGGTATCGGTCGCTGTCGCCGGATTTCATCGCGCCGACCGATCCCATGCCGCGGTACTGCTTGTACTTCTTGCCGTTCATCGTGACGACGCGGCCGGGGGCCTCGTCGGTGCCGGCGAAGTAGGAGCCGAGCA is drawn from Halopiger aswanensis and contains these coding sequences:
- a CDS encoding SPFH domain-containing protein, which codes for MVSLVSALALGAGGGPLQLQQQLEDPLLVIGALVLVLAVATVWSMIEIVDAYDRGALTVFGEYRKLLEPGLNVVPPFVSRVYTFDMRTQTIDVPSQEAITRDNSPVTADAVVYIRVMDATRAFLEVDDYQRAVSNLAQTTLRAVIGDMELDDTLSRREMINERIRQELDEPTDEWGIRVESVEVREVTPSRGVKGAMEEQTSAERRRRAMILEAQGERRSAVEQAEGDKQSNIIRAQGEKQSQILEAQGDAISTVLRARSAESMGERAIIDKGMETLEGIGQSESTTFVMPQELTSLVGRYGKHLSGSDVETDGTDLESLEFDEETRELIGLDDIADIIGDIEDAELDVEAMEEEAQAIQEGEDMAPESTGEVIDISETRQRDEADTDTDGGTEQD
- a CDS encoding calcium/sodium antiporter codes for the protein MVQGGPVLQIGVILVSVLGLWVGARLLVDAVVRLARRFGLSDLTIGLTVVAMGTSTPELSVSIDAAFKGLGDIAVANVLGSNIYNLAFILGVVALVTAIPVADSVVRRDGAALLASTLLGGLVLFDLRVTRLEGLLLAGSFAAYTVYLLRATQTAEETADQSLGDGEAVPTVTVRGSFRGRDAAFLVGGLALVLVSGDYMVVASSELARNAGISEWIIGGTIVAAGTSTPEFAVSLVAIQRGSFGVSVGNVIGSNIYNLTGILGVAAVVRPLATSAASLETLAWLAGVALLVVAALRTDRVLSRLEGALFAASEIARWILGLLGVSG
- a CDS encoding YcaO-like family protein is translated as MQVHVVGDDPVREAVVAALGDVDIDVADAEPAALTDARFGVVSGVAGSDVFERANDAARAGSTPWVAVEIGGVGGYPLSAVDAAVSGFAPGAGTGCFDCLHDRVASNLEDDEIADGPQAERAAARLAGAVAGRECVRVLSGAEKSIIGHVVELPHQRRRLLPVPGCECADSERDRALERDDDTLELEAAVDRAEAAIDDRVGVVASIGEVESFPVPYYLATNANTTAFSDASAPRQAAGVADDWNAALMKAVGEGLERYCAGVYRDAEFVRASEADLANAVSPTDLLRPDDAPAYDPSDEYRWVPGENLVTGEQAHLPADAVQFPQPGPGLVPAITTGLGLGSSTVDALLSGLTEVLERDATMLAWYSTFEPLELAVDDPAFATLERRARSEGLDVTALLVTQDVDLPVVAVAVHRDPDDVDGDEEIDPTDDDWPAFAAGSAADLDATAAATAALEEALQNWMELRNLGPTEAADQSGAIGEYAAFPAPTREFVSVDAGQVPAESVGPDPVPSGVDALESLLERAGDAGLTPYAARLTTRDVESIGFEAVRVVVPGAQPLFTDEPFFGERARTVPDEMGFEPRLERPFHPYP
- the cmk gene encoding (d)CMP kinase — protein: MATTESATGDPEIETTLFITVSGPPGCGATTLCERLADAIGCPYVSGGDIFRELADDRDMSLNQLTAKADESDEIDRALDQRLQQIAEKWGMANKPFILESRLAGWLAGDRADLRIWLDAPEDVRLERIEERLETEAEMRVREVSEAGRYQSYYDIDIDDREFYDLNINTARWGKAGVFNLVRTAIEEYDPAIDEGAFRTPEVDV